In Cryptomeria japonica chromosome 5, Sugi_1.0, whole genome shotgun sequence, the genomic window GCTGATAGAAATAAATCATAGATAACGATAGATTCAAAATCTAACAAGAGACACATTGTGTCAAGTTCCTACAATTGTTTTAATGATCTGAATTAGTTTGATGATTTAATAGCAAAAGAATTTAGACTGGTTTTAAGTGTTTTACTAAATTGTAATCATTTTTTTCTATTGCTAATTGTAATTGTATAATTTTGCAAGATGTAATTTGAATACTATTAAGACTTGAAAATTAGGCTCACTTGTAGCATATTTTTAAAATCAAAAGCTTTCTTCAAGTTTTCATTGTTATACTTAATTgtaagaagaaaaataaatttaattggaaAAATTGCTCTAGAAGGAAAGATGAGAGGTCATTCACCCTCAGGGTCTATGACTCTACAAGACAATGAAAAAATACGCCAAAACACATTCAATAGAAGCACAAGACATGGGAGGGCAACAATGAGTCAATATAGTACGTCTAAGGCAACAATGAATCAATATAGTACGTCTGATCATGAGGAGCTTGAGGCATGCAAAATGAGGAGCAAAGATACTATATCTGGTAGGGAATAAGTGCAAGAATAATCAAAGTAACACCATGACTACCTTCATTTAATGATATTCCTATTAGATTTTGGAGATCGTGTCTTTTAAATCCCTGTAATTTTCCAAACCTAAAAACAAACttataatatatttttctttaaaattagATTTCAAAATGGACCTAGAGTCATATATGTTCCATCTTTGTCTTTGTACAATATATTACAACAATGTGAATAAACATACATCTAAACCAACAATCATAATTTTATGTACAAAAAGATTCATTTTGTCAaagtatattttttaatttctatctgaaattaattatcattatttaattaattttaatataaaaatttaatatacatgtacattttattttatttatatttacgaATATAATACAAAAACTTTTAAAATCTTTATTAAAATTTTTAgtgtaaatttaaatttataaatattttacttTAAATTTAATGTTAATATTGTATCTTATATACTTTTCCATCGAGTACCTAAAACATTAGGTACCTAATAAAAAattctcacttatctaattttgaaattaacctacatttctttttccattcttATAGTGCAATGTTGAATTCTTATAGGTGATTAACACCACCAAAAAAAATGTGAGGTTGATTGAAGTATTTCAAAGGATTGAAATATAGAGGCATTTGTAAAAGCAACATATGATTAGAAAACCAAATACATAGATTGCAAACGCAGGACAACCATCTCACCATTTCTAACCAATAAGAACAGAGGAAATGTGTTAAGATTGAAAAATGCATACGTGGAAATTATTCAATAGAAGACAGTTATGAGAGCTACCGAACCTCTCAAACAATATCCTCTCAAATTTTTATATTGTTAACATATGATTCaatgaatatattttttttggaatttttttttacaCTGCTTATTTTCAAAATGAACCAATAGaatgaaagaaaaatgatatttttataaacatataaaataaaaatttaatacaaACTATCAGATTTTTTTCCAAACATTTTAATTCTAAGCAATGATTGGTTAAATTGATTGAAGAAATAGAATGCAATGAATGCATAAGTATTCCTCCTAAACAAGAACTAATAAAATGTGAAGTAAAAAATACCTGGTAAACTTATTACATTTAAAACCCTAATGCATAAAGGTAAACACTAAAGAAAAAAAATTTAGCAGTGTATCAATGTCAGGTTCAACATTTCATGTAAGGAAAATATTAGAGCTCATATAAAAATTATATCTATAAAAGCTAATCACCATGATAAATAATATCACCTAGAATAAAGATCTAAGATATACTATTCTAATatacttttcttttattttttattaaaaaaaactgaaaaaaaatatacataaacaAAACAGTCCAAAAAAGGTGCTCCAAATAAGAAGAGAACAACAGATAATTTCAAGGAGCACCACATAAAAGAACCAAAAATCATTGCCATAACCAACCCACACAAGGCTGATGAAGTCTTACAAGAAATGGACCAATAACAAGACTGATAATAATAAAACGAAAATATTACACTAACAGAAAAACTATTACATCTTAAATAACAGTGGAAACTGTTTGGCACACCAAGTATTATTATCATAAAACTGCAAAAACTGATATAATAGTTACCATCTTCTTTCAGCTAAATAAAAAAGAAATCAACTATATAATAATGTCAAAGTAAAGAGTCCACACTTCAACTTATTAACACAAAATATGATTTAAAATCATGACAGAACATCAACTTCTAATATACTTCCTAATATGATACTGCAATATGAAGAAAGTGGAAAGGGCAGTAATCTCTCTTCTTCTGACCAGGTAATAATTACTTGCTAACATAATCAATCGTTATGGAAGCAATAGTAATGGGATATGTAGCAAGATCTTTGGCAGACTTTGGGATGAGCGTAACAACTATTTCATCATCATTCTGTATGCCCAAATCCTCCAGTGTCTCAGAAATCCCAACCTTGAAAGTCTCCTTAGTAGTCGTTGATTTCATAGATCCTTCTGTCATGATGCCATGCCCAAGAGTAGAAAAGGAGCCGGCATAATGAGGGCTGTTGAAGGGAGTGCTAGAGTTGGCCTCGGGATAATTAATGAATATTTCGAACGATGAAAACACCCTTCTATCAGTCTCCACTCCCTCAATCTTAAGAATCTCCACCTGCCCTTTTCCAGGACTCTTATTCGGCCTCTCAACCTTAAAGGTCAAAGGAGACAACAGATTCTTTGCCTTGCCATCGACAGCCTTTTCAAAGGTGGATGTTTTAGGCTTAGCAATGAGTTGTCCAGCCTTCTTCAATGATCGCCCCTTATTCAACCAAGGGAGCTCTCTATCCTGGTATTGGTATCTAAGCTTGCTTATGTCATAACAGTCGCCGGCTTTAACTTTTACAAGCTGTTTTTTCTCATCATAGAACAGGAAAGGGGTCTCCATAAGATCTTTGTCCTCATAGTTTTTGTTGCCCAATTTGTTGTTCCAGATGTACCACATGCGGTCCACATTGGAGTGATGGGTATAGAACAAAGGATCTTTGCCTGCTGAGTATAAGCTGCCGATGTCTTCACGATTTGGGTTACCGGGAGAGCCACCCCAAAGGTGCACAAGATTATGCGGAGAACTTTCCAGCGCTCCCGCCGACAATGTAGTCGTTTCGCCATCATCGTACCTGACCAATATCAATGTTAAAGCTTGTCAGTTTATATTCCAATTGATTTTTTGGGGGGTCTAACTGAACTTCAACTCTAATTGTGAACTACAAATAAATTTGTTATCCTAACTTAATTGTAATTAAGAACTAATTTGAATGGTAATGAAACTTTAATTCTGATCTTAATAGAATGGATGACATTAAATCTAGATTGAATTCAGATTGAATTCTAATGTCAGCAATAAAACTTAAAGCTTGTCATTAAGCTTCCCGTTGGAGTTGAAAAAGGTTTAAAGGTTAGGATTCATTTTGGATTAGAAATAGGGTTTAGTTATAGTTATCATTCAATTAGAATTTGGGTATTATGGTAATGGCTGAAAGTTGAGATTCAAAAAAGGTTAAGATTAAGGTTAGTGTTAGGATTCATTTAGGATTAGGGATAAGGTTTAGCTATAGTTGTCATTCAATTAGAATTTTGATTAAAATTTTATTATGATAATGGTTTTTGATAAGATTAGGAGTGCTATtagaatttaaaatataaaatatatttatttgtgaCATTTAATATTAAGATCGtaacaaaaattgaaattaaaattagctcttaaataaaataacatatatactaatttaacaataaatttaattcaaattCAATGATTTGAATATGATTAAAAAAAGCTAAATGAAATCCtcgaaaaaagaaaaaaactttcCACATTAAAAGAAGCTGAACAGATTCCTAACGACGAATCATGAAATACGAACCCAAACATTGATATAAAAATCTTACAAGCAATTTAATCCCAAACAACTATCTATTAAAAAAACACAATGAATTTAACTCACCGAACAGCCGCACCGTGGAAGAGCTCTGCCGTTCCCGCAGCAGACACCATGTGGCTATAGATGGTAGCATAGTTGGCACTCACATCGCCCGAGTCACAGCTTTTCGGGGCCGCTAGATTGATACGGACGGGAGGCTGGTGACATGGATCCCTGTTATTGTTGTACAAGGAGCTGCAGTTGACGGTGAACATGTCGGGAATCGGCATCCCTTCCTCGGTGTCCCAGTTCCAGAATGGCAGCGCAAAGGTATCGTCTTCGATGAGAGTTGCCAAAATGCGCTCGTAGAAATACATATACCAGCGATGGAAAGGCGCGAAAAACCATGACTTGTGAATCTGCACAGTATCTGATCCCACCTTGTAGCCTCCATTGCAATATGCGCAGTGCACTCTGCCTTGCTGAAGAAAACTCCGAGGGTCATCTAATGGGAGCTTCTTCATTAACGTCAGTGCCTTATCGTACTTCGAGATTAACTCTGCGTCCGCCAGATGCGCCGCTTTACGCGTCCTCATAGGCAGGGACGTCGGAAATTTGAAGTCCACGACAGTTTCTCCCTCCTTGAATGGAGGACAGCACCCACCTTCTACTGTTGCGCAAGTCGGAAGATCAGTGGGGTACATACACTTAGACAGATCAGGCACCGGAAATGGCTTCGCCATGGCCTTCCCGCCCGTGAAAGCCGAAACGCCCAATGTCGACGACGTTAACAGCAGCCGGCGGCGGTCCATTTCCAAGGGACTGTCTTCTCTATTCTCACAACGAACACGCATTGATGCTAAATTCTTTGTGCAAGCACCGTGTGTTTTCCTCACTTTGCCTGGACATAGAACCTGGGGCTTCAAATCTGATGGAAGCCATTGATTTGTGCTGCGTGCATGCGAGACTTTTGACGAAGATATCATTGCACTCTCCATCGCCTCAAACTCTATTGCTCTTGTGTACTCACACCTAAAGGATCTCTATCCTCTCTATATAAATGTTTTTCCTAGGCAAAAAATTAGTATTACctccttgaaaagaaaaaattaatcaaatttagaaaGATGTGAATGGCTATTCATGGGCTGGTTGAAAAACAAGACAAAGCGAGTACCAAGATTAGGTCGTCCTTCTTTTCGCTTAAGCTTAAAAATCCAATGACAGCAAAATCTACGGAAAATTCTGAATAGCAGACGAGGCATGTGAGATACTGACAGAATGCGTGAAAGAGGTGTCCCCATCTGATTAAACGTAATAAATTTGTCAAGACTTTCAAGAAAAAAACTTGAATAAAAAACATGATTTATCTTCTGAAACATGATTTATCTTCTGTCTTCATTTCAATGAAGATAAGATAAGGTGACCATTCACAGCACCATACAATCCACAAGTCAGATTAAAAACATCCAATTCATAACCACAATTCATATTACTATGTAGCAGCAATTCTGTCGGCTGCATAGACACGGAAGTGTTAAAACACAAGATGAAGGTGGTGAtattaaattttgcagaagcagTATATCAGATAATTAACGCCACTAACAAGGGAATTGGGAATTGGCTATGCAGCGAAGTAAACGTCCTATCACAACCTTATCATCCAGCTGTCCCGTACTTTTTGAATCAGTGGTCCCCGTCATACTGAAGAATCCAAGGCGGGGTAGGTAAAAAAGGAACGACGGATATTTTGTGGCAATTGTACTAGTCAGATAAGGAACGCCACTATCACCAGTCTATTGTCAGAAACTTTTGTACGTCTTGAACCATGTGAATTACTGTATTCTTTGCATAGCCACTGCCACTTCGTGGTGCCGAAAGTAGAAAATTTAtactaattaaattaaatttgatttcccaatttcatatttttaaaaaattcttaTTAAATATGTTTACAATTTAAAGAAGTTCACAtcaaaaaataaaatgaagaagttggaaaaaatgattttggataataaataaattaaaatatagaaatataattataataaaattataatatagtattttttaataataataacatTTATAAAAATATAATAGTAATTGTAATATTAATAAGAATATAATATTAAGTCTAATAGAATTAGTTTTCCACCATCAATGAATTAGAATGTAATACTTTTGGGTTAGAAATATTAAGATTAGGAATAATATAATAGTataacatataatataatttttatttttttttataatagttataaataatatatagagaaataaaatattttgaatattaGATGAAAAGTTTTTGGATTGAAAGTGTACACATAATtaaatatagaaataaaaataaattaaactgtcacaatacatgtgtattttaaaaaTGATATATTTAATTGGATAGATATGAATGACATCACAAATGTCATTCAACATTATGTTAAAGTCAACATGTGcttttattatgatgtatataatATTATGTATGTCATTTAAGTCATTAATTGAGCTCacaaaattaatagaaaaaataaacaataattttaattttttgaatgaCATGATTGAATTGAATGAATGCATTAGTATCCTCCCATAAGAGAAACTAATAATAGATTTGAGATGtagaaaagaggatgaaaagagaGATCAAGTGGATGTGGACTTAATTTAGGTTAAGAACAAGCACGAGATCACTATTCCAAACACCTTCAAATGTTCCCCAGTTTCTAACTTGTGAAACATTACAATAACCTAGTGTGTCTATAATGATTTCTCATCTTGTAAATTTACTTAAACATTATTTTTATATAAAAGTTATttaaaatttgtaaataatttaaattgaacttgatgatatattgatatattttaggatattattttgatttatatattttatttttttgtttgaattGAATTTGTGAAGCATGGAAATACATTTAGTTTATATTTTTAGTATAGCTTTAATTTGAAAACttgtaaattcaaatttaaatttatgttGAAGTTAACTCTATTTTAATCAATTTGTCTATGCCAATTTGAATGCAAAATGATCAAATTTATGTTATTGAATATCTTGTAATGAAGAAACCCTATTTCATTTAGACACATTTTCAACAAAATACTTTTCTATTACAATCAATACTTAATTTTTGATCTATTtcttattaaataaatatgtattgaTATATTCAATTTCTAACTtagatatttaataataaaattcatttattttgtttatacttaaattatttgaTAGGTTatgcttcattttttttttgacaattctactttattttattaaaatatttttaaaaaatataatttaattaattgaatattaataattataaaatatatcatTTGATCCTCTTACATAAATGTATAGTCGAAGGAGACTTGAAGTTTAGATATATGCTTACTCAGCTCTTTCATATTGATAAATTGTAAAATGATATAATTCTAATTTCTGGATGGACCTTGTGTCACACCTCCTCTAACCTCTTTTTCTTTTTATGCTTGGTTCTAGTCTGGAGCTTATTGTTATATGTTTCTCAACTCTCtttattctgatgatggatcatatgatcggaaacattgattcaaaaaattctacacaattgaatccaaaaattaGAATCATATCAAATCATCAATTACGAAAATCTGATATCACAAATTGTAAAATCTAAATTTAATATTAAACATCTTGAAAACAAGACGAAGTGTTGAAAACAAGACAAAGTGAGCAGGAAGATGAGGTCGTCCTTCAGCTTTAATGAACGGTCAATGCAAAATGTGGAATGGCAGTGAGGCATGTGAGATATTGACAGCATGTCTGAAAGAGGCGTCATATTTCATTGAATGTAGTGATTTCAGCATATGCACAAATAGATTTGTCAAAACTTGAAAgcgaaaaattgaataaaaaaaatacTCACTAATGTGCCTTGTCTTTTCACTGCGCTGGCCACTGGGTTTGATGACATCGCTATGACAGTCTTCCTGCCACTGGTTTGAAGCCAATTTCAGAAAAGTAAAATACGGTCAATAGGAAAAAAATGTGAATAAGTGTCTTTTTGCTAAATGTAAGAAACTGGGTTGAATATTCATCAGCATATCCAATCCCTTTATAAAAAGATACTTCAATTAATGAGTGTAGTCTATGGTTGTTTTTTTAGTGGTTTCTAGTTGGAGAGGTCTTTTATTATCTTTATTAGTTCTTCAAAAGGTAGATATTATTATTTACTTAGTTTAATCAATATATAgtgtaattttaatttttttttttaaattgatttaaaaaatgccatttttctttattcttattgGTTTTTGGAAgtgtaaaattcaattttcttaaaaACAATTACGCATTATTATTCAAAAAACAAGTACATCATTTATTATTAACTAGAATATATTGAAGCATTCTATTTTGTATACTTATCTACCATGGCAAACACATCCATACATATGCATTATATTTGGCATGAGCATGCCCACATGTGTCCTCATGAGAGACAATGTACACATTTTCTCATGCATGGACCCCACATCCCTTTTACATCCATTCATTTGCATTTAGccacaattcaaattcaaaacGTGACGTGACCAATTTGAATACCAATACATTTTTATCTTAAATTAAGACTATTATTTCCCCACCTTTTATAACTATTTTTAAATTATGATTTACCATTGTTTCAAATGGGTTTGGGGTGGAATACACATACCTCCTAAGGCTTTGAAAAGCCACTGTACACATTTTCTCATGCCTTGTGCATGGGCCCCGCATCCCTTTTCCATCCATTTCTTTGTCTTTAGCCACAATTCAAATTCAAACCATGATGTCACCATTTTGAATACCAATACTTTTATCTTAAATTAAGACTATCATTTCCCCACCTTTTATAACTATTTATTAATTTACCATTGTTTCAAATGGGTTTGGG contains:
- the LOC131042328 gene encoding polyphenol oxidase I, chloroplastic, whose protein sequence is MESAMISSSKVSHARSTNQWLPSDLKPQVLCPGKVRKTHGACTKNLASMRVRCENREDSPLEMDRRRLLLTSSTLGVSAFTGGKAMAKPFPVPDLSKCMYPTDLPTCATVEGGCCPPFKEGETVVDFKFPTSLPMRTRKAAHLADAELISKYDKALTLMKKLPLDDPRSFLQQGRVHCAYCNGGYKVGSDTVQIHKSWFFAPFHRWYMYFYERILATLIEDDTFALPFWNWDTEEGMPIPDMFTVNCSSLYNNNRDPCHQPPVRINLAAPKSCDSGDVSANYATIYSHMVSAAGTAELFHGAAVRYDDGETTTLSAGALESSPHNLVHLWGGSPGNPNREDIGSLYSAGKDPLFYTHHSNVDRMWYIWNNKLGNKNYEDKDLMETPFLFYDEKKQLVKVKAGDCYDISKLRYQYQDRELPWLNKGRSLKKAGQLIAKPKTSTFEKAVDGKAKNLLSPLTFKVERPNKSPGKGQVEILKIEGVETDRRVFSSFEIFINYPEANSSTPFNSPHYAGSFSTLGHGIMTEGSMKSTTTKETFKVGISETLEDLGIQNDDEIVVTLIPKSAKDLATYPITIASITIDYVSK